Proteins encoded by one window of Ascochyta rabiei chromosome 1, complete sequence:
- a CDS encoding Malate dehydrogenase yields the protein MFAARNAFAQAQRRAFSASARQSSKVTVLGAAGGIGQPLSLLLKLNPRVSKLSLYDIRLAPGVAADIGHINTKSEVTGHAATPSGLAEALKGAEIVVIPAGVPRKPGMTRDDLFNTNASIVRDLAKAAAEHAPEANILIISNPVNSTVPITAEVFKAKGVYNPKRLFGVTTLDVVRASRFISQLKNNDPASENITVVGGHSGATIVPLLSQSGYNLSGEQLDSYVKRVQFGGDEVVQAKEGAGSATLSMAMAGARFTESLLKAAQGQKNVIEPTFVDSPLYKDQGVEYFASNVELGPNGVEKIHPVGKITEYEQKLLDACLADLKGNITKGVKFAKENP from the exons ATGTTCGCTGCCAGGAACGCTTTCGCCCAGGCCCAGCGCCGCGCCTTCTCTGCGTCGGCCCGCCAG TCCTCCAAGGTCACCGTCCTCGGTGCCGCCGGTGGCATCGGCCAGCCGCTCTCGCTCCTCCTCAAGCTCAACCCTCGCGTTAGCAAGCTCTCCCTGTACGACATCCGCCTCGCCCCCG GTGTCGCCGCCGACATTGGCCACATCAACACCAAGAGCGAGGTCACCGGCCACGCTGCCACGCCCTCCGGCCTGGCCGAGGCCCTCAAGGGCGCTGAGATCGTTGTCATCCCCGCTGGTGTCCCTCGCAAGCCCGGCATGACCCGTGACGACCTGTTCAACACCAACGCCTCCATCGTCCGCGACCTCGCCAAGGCTGCCGCCGAGCACGCCCCCGAGGCCAACATCCTCATCATCTCCAACCCG GTCAACTCCACCGTCCCCATCACCGCCGAGGTCTTCAAGGCCAAGGGCGTCTACAACCCCAAGCGCCTCTTCGGTGTCACCACCCTTGATGTCGTCCGTGCCTCGCGCTTCATCTCGCAGCTGAAGAACAACGACCCCGCCAGCGAGAACATCACCGTCGTCGGTGGCCACTCGGGCGCGACCATTGTCCCCCTCCTGTCGCAGTCGGGCTACAACCTGTCTGGCGAGCAGCTCGACAGCTACGTCAAGCGCGTGCAGTTTGGCGGAGACGAGGTTGTCCAGGCCAAGGAGGGCGCTGGATCCGCCACGCTGTCCATGGCCATGGCCGGTGCCCGCTTCACCGAGTCGCTGCTCAAGGCCGCGCAGGGCCAGAAGAACGTCATCGAGCCCACGTTTGTCGACTCTCCCCTGTACAAGGACCAGGGCGTCGAGTACTTTGCGTCCAACGTCGAGCTCGGCCCCAACGGTGTCGAGAAGATCCACCCGGTCGGCAAGATCACCGAGTACGAGCAGAAGCTGCTCGACGCCTGCTTGGCCGACCTCAAGGGCAACATCACCAAGGGTGTCAAGTTCGCCAAGGAGAACCCGTGA